A region of Thermovibrio ammonificans HB-1 DNA encodes the following proteins:
- a CDS encoding tetratricopeptide repeat protein, which produces MKKGISTGLVALLLSASAAFASDLNLGVKLYRDGLYSLAAKTFKENMETLEGKEFTKFYRVAYLSFLKARDYAALKKLVDFWQSRYPNFHRGELLALQTVLALKNGIPIEKAFPAKELQSLPISEKVGFFYALSQADLPPEAVYYLLKVASKSVDLKGAVKESGFLKSALERATKSNDYTLIDLIFDNYGRWFSSPEATLQFIRYLERKGRFVDALVEAQKLYKRYPNQRTRLELARAYYLNGKYDRVLKLLKNPSTPQERYLIAWTYFKMGKARLIPSVIGMDVSKPAVPQRLKVLENFYAGYFNLPELKKFYPDLYVKALIFSFSTAPLEGSVGSPHDRGYYLYERGRFSEASKALEEALQSAANSYLTPRSLYLLGRVGTVNTSVGNVVYTQLMNSYQNTPYYRESVVPAAKVYLLSGNPALAVKLLDYARRELGYDTDRVKELEAKAFVQLGDYRRAVKLLGDCRHLSGEGYTLLAFSLYQLGKGKEALSVLRKELKSSGLFPEVNGGRALFVARAVRAKDPLKGIRVNSPVVEAMEAVAFGNVKLAEQVYQRLPQRERLALALFLARYYENRDPKKAFFYIAELMNLASTDDVESFAKHYLNYLAYKTGDFTPVLFNDPYFIAYNPENAVTSISTLVAKAEDYASAGQFGKAYGLLKLALERTTSPDLRREIVYRLVELDLKQKNYSRALKDASLLPEESQKDRDLKNYLLFRTYLAMGRLVDAYSAAQKVKDVDNLPEGVRASFLAKLARYYKLTGNKERAVELTRELIERFGLKGVDYDDLVSLAILAQESGKLDLAKKLILQARKKAVKPEQVVESTFWKAAIEAQQGDIDDAIIDYLKIAYDYSKYEPWASTALYRAAQLFEQKGDYRQALKLYEKVAKLKRGTKEGEIAAKKVKSLLQRLNEEE; this is translated from the coding sequence ATGAAAAAGGGAATTTCGACCGGACTCGTTGCCCTTCTTCTGAGCGCTTCTGCCGCCTTTGCTTCCGACCTCAATCTCGGGGTGAAGCTCTACAGAGACGGCCTTTACTCTCTGGCCGCGAAAACTTTCAAGGAAAATATGGAAACCCTTGAGGGCAAGGAGTTTACGAAGTTTTACAGGGTTGCCTACCTCTCTTTTCTCAAGGCCCGCGACTACGCCGCCCTTAAGAAGCTGGTTGACTTTTGGCAGAGCCGATATCCGAACTTCCACAGGGGTGAGCTTCTCGCCCTCCAGACGGTTCTCGCCCTGAAAAACGGTATTCCGATTGAGAAGGCCTTTCCCGCCAAAGAGCTTCAATCCCTCCCCATATCGGAAAAGGTGGGCTTTTTCTACGCCCTGTCGCAGGCAGACCTTCCCCCCGAGGCCGTTTACTACCTCCTTAAGGTGGCCTCAAAGAGCGTAGACCTTAAAGGTGCCGTTAAGGAGAGCGGCTTTTTAAAGAGCGCCCTTGAGAGGGCTACGAAGTCTAACGACTACACCCTCATAGACCTCATCTTCGACAACTACGGCAGGTGGTTTTCGAGCCCCGAGGCCACCTTGCAGTTCATCAGGTACCTTGAGAGGAAGGGGCGCTTTGTAGATGCCCTGGTTGAGGCCCAGAAGCTCTACAAACGTTACCCCAACCAGAGGACGCGTTTGGAGCTTGCAAGGGCCTACTACCTTAACGGTAAGTACGACCGGGTGCTGAAGCTCCTTAAAAACCCCTCTACCCCTCAGGAGCGTTACCTGATTGCCTGGACCTACTTTAAGATGGGGAAGGCCCGCCTAATTCCGAGCGTTATAGGGATGGACGTTTCAAAACCGGCCGTTCCCCAAAGGCTGAAGGTTCTTGAAAACTTTTACGCCGGCTACTTTAACCTGCCCGAGCTTAAAAAGTTCTACCCCGACCTCTACGTTAAGGCCCTCATCTTCTCCTTCTCCACTGCTCCCCTTGAGGGCTCTGTCGGCTCCCCCCACGATAGGGGCTACTACCTTTACGAAAGGGGTCGGTTCTCCGAGGCCTCTAAGGCCTTAGAGGAGGCTCTCCAGTCGGCCGCCAACTCCTACCTGACCCCGAGGAGCCTCTACCTTTTGGGTAGGGTCGGAACCGTTAACACTTCGGTTGGTAACGTTGTCTATACTCAGCTGATGAACAGCTACCAGAACACCCCTTACTACAGGGAGTCGGTTGTTCCGGCCGCTAAAGTTTACCTGCTGTCGGGGAACCCGGCCCTTGCCGTGAAGCTCCTCGACTACGCAAGGAGGGAGCTCGGCTACGATACAGACAGGGTAAAGGAGCTTGAAGCCAAGGCCTTCGTTCAGCTGGGAGACTATAGAAGGGCTGTGAAGCTGCTTGGCGACTGCAGACACCTCTCCGGAGAGGGCTACACGCTGCTTGCCTTTTCTCTCTACCAGCTGGGCAAGGGTAAGGAGGCCCTTTCCGTTCTGAGGAAGGAGCTGAAAAGTAGCGGCCTTTTCCCCGAGGTTAACGGAGGCAGGGCCCTCTTTGTTGCAAGGGCCGTTAGGGCAAAAGACCCGCTAAAAGGGATTAGAGTGAACTCGCCGGTTGTTGAGGCTATGGAGGCGGTAGCTTTCGGGAACGTGAAGCTCGCCGAGCAGGTTTACCAGAGGCTTCCCCAGAGGGAGCGGCTCGCCCTTGCCCTCTTCCTGGCCCGCTACTACGAGAACAGAGACCCTAAAAAGGCCTTTTTCTACATTGCCGAGCTTATGAACCTTGCTTCTACCGACGATGTTGAGTCTTTCGCAAAGCACTACCTCAACTACCTGGCCTACAAGACCGGAGACTTTACGCCCGTTCTCTTTAACGACCCATACTTTATAGCCTACAACCCCGAGAACGCCGTGACCAGCATCTCCACCCTTGTGGCGAAAGCAGAAGATTACGCCTCTGCGGGTCAGTTCGGGAAGGCCTACGGACTGCTGAAGCTTGCCCTTGAGCGAACCACCTCTCCCGACCTGCGCCGGGAGATTGTCTACAGGCTGGTTGAGCTCGACCTTAAGCAGAAGAACTACTCAAGGGCCTTAAAGGACGCTTCGCTCCTTCCGGAGGAGAGCCAGAAGGATAGGGACTTAAAGAACTACCTGCTCTTTAGAACGTACCTTGCGATGGGTAGGCTGGTTGATGCCTACTCTGCGGCTCAAAAAGTTAAAGACGTTGATAACCTGCCCGAAGGGGTAAGGGCCTCTTTCCTTGCGAAGCTCGCCCGCTACTACAAGCTTACCGGCAACAAGGAGAGGGCCGTTGAGCTTACCCGTGAGCTTATAGAGAGGTTCGGCCTTAAAGGGGTTGACTACGATGACCTTGTCAGCCTTGCGATACTCGCTCAGGAGAGCGGGAAGCTGGACCTTGCCAAGAAGCTGATACTTCAGGCTCGGAAGAAGGCCGTTAAGCCCGAGCAGGTTGTTGAGTCTACCTTCTGGAAGGCGGCCATAGAGGCTCAGCAGGGCGATATCGACGACGCCATAATAGACTATCTGAAGATTGCCTACGACTACTCCAAGTATGAGCCTTGGGCCTCTACTGCCCTTTACAGGGCGGCTCAGCTCTTTGAGCAGAAAGGGGATTACAGGCAGGCCTTGAAGCTCTACGAGAAGGTGGCCAAGCTGAAGAGGGGGACAAAAGAGGGAGAGATTGCGGCTAAAAAGGTAAAATCTCTCCTGCAAAGACTGAACGAGGAGGAGTGA
- a CDS encoding potassium channel family protein: MGKREIKKRIPPQFGQEKILEVVMKFRAPLIIALITIMVSTIGYMVISGVGLLKAFYMTVLTVTTIGYGEMWNMTAKDRVFNLAVMTIGVGAVMGYSLAVLINIVTSGEVKKILRFRKMVNDISALKGHYIVFGLNDYTLNLIRELHYYKIPVVVVDENEKLEELAQKHQIRYYLNLPPTEENTLYLANIESAVGAVVATADDYKNLAITLTVKNVVNKNNIYPFFTIGLVKRKEFKEKLKLVGADYVETIPDIISKRVAILARKPPIFGEKSLLEEILFGEHTFIDIEELVVQPDSPVVGKTLKELDLRRRFGITVIAVKKPDGKVIFTPGGDTKIDALDILVVVGPRKRLEEAVRVLFKGKIASRSAMLKRKLKERLGG, from the coding sequence GTGGGGAAGAGAGAGATTAAAAAGCGAATCCCTCCTCAGTTCGGCCAGGAGAAAATCCTCGAAGTTGTAATGAAGTTCAGGGCCCCCCTCATCATAGCCCTGATAACCATCATGGTATCGACAATCGGCTACATGGTCATATCGGGGGTGGGGCTCCTCAAGGCCTTTTACATGACCGTTTTAACGGTTACCACCATAGGCTACGGTGAGATGTGGAACATGACGGCCAAGGATAGGGTTTTCAACCTGGCCGTTATGACAATAGGCGTGGGAGCCGTAATGGGCTACTCCCTGGCCGTTCTCATAAACATCGTAACCAGCGGAGAGGTAAAAAAAATTCTGAGGTTCAGGAAGATGGTTAACGACATCTCCGCCCTAAAGGGGCACTACATAGTGTTCGGACTCAACGACTACACCTTAAACCTGATAAGAGAGCTCCACTACTACAAAATCCCCGTTGTGGTGGTAGACGAAAACGAAAAGCTGGAAGAGCTGGCCCAGAAACACCAGATACGCTACTACCTGAACTTGCCACCAACAGAGGAGAACACCCTCTACCTTGCCAACATAGAGAGCGCAGTGGGAGCGGTGGTGGCAACCGCCGACGACTACAAGAACTTGGCGATTACCCTAACGGTTAAGAACGTGGTAAACAAGAACAACATCTACCCGTTTTTCACAATCGGCCTGGTAAAGAGGAAGGAGTTCAAGGAGAAGTTAAAGCTCGTAGGGGCCGACTACGTTGAGACCATCCCCGACATAATCTCAAAGAGGGTTGCGATACTCGCGAGAAAGCCTCCCATTTTCGGAGAGAAATCGCTGCTGGAGGAGATACTCTTCGGGGAGCACACCTTCATAGACATAGAGGAGCTCGTGGTTCAGCCCGACTCCCCCGTAGTGGGCAAGACCCTGAAGGAGCTCGACCTCCGGCGGAGGTTCGGCATCACCGTTATAGCGGTTAAAAAGCCCGACGGTAAAGTGATATTCACCCCCGGAGGCGACACAAAAATCGACGCCCTCGACATTTTAGTTGTTGTGGGCCCCAGGAAGCGGCTGGAGGAGGCGGTAAGGGTGCTGTTCAAGGGCAAGATAGCCTCCCGCTCTGCAATGCTCAAGAGGAAACTGAAAGAGAGACTCGGAGGTTAA
- a CDS encoding ArsA family ATPase gives MSAVNLKEFKTFFLSGKGGVGKSTLSAALAAALSRKGFKTLLVSLDPAHSLSPLFERKIGAEPTEVLPGLFCLEVDLEREMREYLKRVEREAEKLVSPAVIQQVKDQIELAYLSPGALELAALDAIYKIVSRESEQFDRLVFDTAPSGYTVRLTASTGKLVNWVNSLITLREEALKYRAMAGKREEEDPVVEALKRRREEYSFLGKLFKSPSTLFAVVVNPGKLPLEIGRRTVKELESAGVPVKAVFANRFKEEVKELFGKPAACFPPLDREPIGTKALEPLIEQFESLL, from the coding sequence GTGAGTGCGGTGAACCTTAAAGAGTTCAAGACATTTTTCCTGTCCGGTAAGGGGGGCGTGGGGAAGTCCACCCTCTCTGCGGCGCTGGCGGCGGCCCTATCGAGGAAGGGCTTTAAAACGCTGCTCGTCTCCCTCGACCCTGCCCACTCCCTCTCTCCCCTCTTTGAGCGGAAGATAGGGGCGGAGCCTACGGAAGTTCTACCGGGACTCTTCTGTCTGGAGGTTGACCTCGAGAGGGAGATGAGGGAGTACCTGAAGCGGGTTGAAAGGGAAGCAGAGAAGCTCGTGAGCCCTGCGGTAATTCAACAGGTAAAGGATCAGATAGAGCTCGCCTACCTTTCGCCGGGAGCCCTTGAGCTGGCCGCACTGGACGCCATCTACAAAATAGTTTCCCGGGAAAGCGAGCAGTTCGACAGGCTGGTGTTCGATACGGCTCCCTCGGGCTACACGGTGAGGCTTACGGCCTCAACGGGGAAGCTCGTTAACTGGGTAAACTCCCTCATAACCCTAAGAGAGGAGGCCCTCAAGTACAGAGCGATGGCCGGCAAAAGGGAGGAGGAAGACCCGGTAGTAGAGGCCCTGAAGAGGCGCAGGGAGGAGTACAGCTTCCTGGGGAAGCTCTTTAAAAGCCCCTCAACCCTGTTTGCGGTTGTGGTCAACCCGGGGAAGCTCCCCCTTGAAATAGGCCGAAGAACCGTTAAAGAGCTCGAGAGCGCCGGAGTTCCGGTAAAAGCCGTATTCGCCAACAGGTTCAAAGAAGAGGTAAAAGAGCTGTTTGGCAAACCTGCGGCCTGCTTCCCACCCTTAGACAGGGAACCGATAGGGACCAAAGCCCTTGAACCTCTGATAGAGCAGTTTGAGTCCCTCCTGTAA
- a CDS encoding DUF507 family protein, with translation MPKKNRFLKLLADRIVDNLLERELVIADNPEEFKEKVYTILYEDYKTEKELEEEAERIIQENSEEVLYRGVSLTKARKLVKEKLAKERGIPVIGSPFSREKANYLAGKILRLILTDDTLDYTEERGVIRGAIVRSFDEVAKLRKEIDQKVREKIASHSRPIYEGTPEWYALYRRYYNEELIERGLIEPESESEV, from the coding sequence ATGCCTAAGAAAAACCGCTTCCTGAAGCTCCTGGCCGACAGGATTGTCGATAACCTCCTTGAGCGGGAGTTGGTTATAGCCGACAACCCCGAGGAGTTTAAAGAGAAGGTTTACACAATCCTCTACGAGGACTACAAAACCGAGAAGGAGCTTGAAGAGGAGGCGGAGAGGATAATCCAGGAGAACAGCGAAGAGGTGCTCTACAGGGGGGTCTCTTTAACCAAGGCCAGGAAGCTCGTTAAGGAGAAGCTGGCAAAGGAGAGGGGGATTCCCGTTATAGGGAGTCCGTTTTCACGGGAGAAGGCCAACTACCTTGCCGGGAAGATTCTGAGGCTGATACTTACCGACGATACCCTTGACTACACCGAGGAGCGGGGGGTTATAAGGGGAGCCATAGTTCGTTCCTTCGACGAGGTTGCCAAGCTCCGTAAGGAGATAGACCAGAAAGTTAGGGAGAAGATTGCCTCCCACTCAAGGCCCATTTACGAGGGCACTCCCGAGTGGTACGCCCTTTACAGGCGTTACTACAACGAAGAGCTCATAGAGAGGGGACTGATTGAGCCGGAGTCGGAGTCTGAGGTGTAG
- a CDS encoding RNA-guided endonuclease InsQ/TnpB family protein, producing the protein MNMKLQRTLKLVLKPTEEQKQILLETLEQYKFAYNYTCRIGWEAETWNGVQLHKLTYYTVRNKTSLPSQLVISARVVATESLKSAIKRKKKGLKSRCPESKNPVIRYDKRSYTVWLNREEVSLATVGGRQKFKVKIPDYFKQYLDWKVTSTNLKYDKKLKKFFLNITVEKDFPDVEPVDFCVGVDLGLRKLAVVSTPDGKINRFFNGGHIRTVSERYFALRKRLQSKGTPSAKRHLKKLSQKEKRFRTAVNHKIAKEIVALVPAGGVIVLEKLKGIRQRIKVNKQNRRWIHSWNFAQLQQFIEYKAQAKGIRVVYVDARYTSQKCSRCGYISRSNRIDQSHFVCKHCGFSLNADLNASRNIVKNYLTSLHRGEVRTGAGISAPVGRCQPS; encoded by the coding sequence ATGAATATGAAACTGCAACGAACTCTCAAACTCGTCCTTAAACCTACCGAAGAACAAAAGCAAATACTCCTTGAAACGCTTGAACAGTATAAGTTCGCTTACAACTACACTTGCAGAATCGGGTGGGAAGCCGAAACTTGGAACGGAGTCCAGCTCCACAAACTCACCTACTACACCGTCAGAAACAAAACTTCTCTCCCTTCCCAGCTTGTAATCTCTGCAAGAGTCGTAGCTACTGAAAGTCTCAAATCTGCAATCAAGAGAAAGAAAAAGGGACTCAAAAGCAGGTGTCCAGAGAGCAAAAATCCTGTTATTCGCTACGATAAGCGTTCTTATACCGTTTGGCTCAACAGAGAAGAAGTGTCCCTTGCTACTGTCGGTGGAAGACAGAAGTTTAAAGTAAAAATTCCTGATTACTTCAAGCAGTATTTGGACTGGAAGGTTACCTCTACTAACCTCAAATATGACAAAAAGCTCAAAAAGTTTTTCCTCAACATTACCGTTGAGAAAGACTTTCCAGATGTAGAACCTGTTGACTTCTGTGTTGGAGTGGACTTGGGACTCCGAAAACTTGCAGTTGTCTCCACTCCCGACGGAAAAATCAATAGGTTCTTTAACGGTGGACACATTAGAACCGTATCTGAAAGATACTTTGCACTTCGCAAGAGACTGCAGTCCAAAGGCACTCCTTCTGCTAAAAGACACCTTAAGAAACTTTCGCAGAAGGAGAAACGGTTTCGGACTGCTGTTAACCACAAAATAGCTAAGGAAATAGTTGCCCTCGTTCCTGCTGGTGGAGTAATTGTTCTTGAGAAGCTCAAGGGAATCAGGCAAAGGATTAAGGTTAACAAGCAGAATAGACGCTGGATACACAGCTGGAACTTTGCACAGCTTCAGCAGTTTATAGAGTATAAAGCACAGGCTAAGGGAATAAGGGTTGTCTACGTAGATGCACGCTACACCTCTCAAAAGTGTAGTAGGTGCGGATACATTTCCCGCTCTAATCGAATTGACCAGTCTCACTTTGTTTGTAAGCATTGCGGTTTCTCTCTTAATGCTGACCTTAACGCCAGCAGGAACATAGTCAAGAACTATCTGACTTCTCTCCACAGGGGAGAAGTCAGGACTGGAGCTGGTATATCCGCTCCAGTGGGGCGTTGTCAACCGTCCTAA
- a CDS encoding FtsB family cell division protein: MSRSRSLRCSFTLLVVFWALFGPWAFYSYFYGENSVSTLKGLKETYSRLKKERDYWADRNELLRERLQSFKENKDFYYKKLAREMFVKGKDNEDVILFVK, from the coding sequence TTGAGCCGGAGTCGGAGTCTGAGGTGTAGTTTTACCCTCCTTGTTGTCTTCTGGGCCCTTTTCGGGCCCTGGGCCTTCTATAGCTACTTCTACGGTGAGAACTCCGTTTCTACCCTGAAGGGCCTTAAAGAGACCTACAGCCGCCTGAAGAAGGAGAGGGACTACTGGGCCGACAGGAACGAGCTTCTCAGGGAGAGGCTCCAGTCTTTTAAGGAGAACAAAGACTTCTACTACAAGAAGCTCGCCCGTGAGATGTTCGTAAAGGGCAAGGACAACGAAGATGTTATCCTCTTTGTTAAGTAA
- a CDS encoding DUF6394 family protein, giving the protein MDWSKVGTAFFVMMSLTTTVGFVYDGDPFELIASVTFNLIATLLKLGSKKTLSAELLATSLAADLHLIPALIFYEMGTRHTLVEALAWGALVANVFSVIILIVETVIEAREEEWW; this is encoded by the coding sequence ATGGACTGGAGTAAAGTGGGTACGGCGTTCTTCGTTATGATGTCGCTGACAACAACGGTCGGCTTCGTTTACGACGGCGACCCCTTTGAGCTAATCGCCTCGGTTACCTTCAACCTGATAGCAACGCTTTTAAAGCTCGGCAGTAAAAAGACCTTAAGCGCAGAGCTCCTTGCAACGAGCCTTGCGGCAGACCTCCACCTTATACCGGCACTCATTTTCTACGAGATGGGAACGAGACACACCCTTGTAGAGGCCCTTGCCTGGGGAGCGCTGGTTGCAAACGTTTTCTCGGTTATCATCCTGATAGTGGAAACGGTGATTGAAGCCCGGGAGGAGGAGTGGTGGTAG
- a CDS encoding aminotransferase class I/II-fold pyridoxal phosphate-dependent enzyme, which yields MEKFQIEPFYVMQVLERAKELEKRGREVIHLEIGEPDLPVPERVKRKAAELLTETELKYTPATGIPKLKEAIAEFYYSRYRVVVEPEQVVVTPGSSPGLVAALKTVSRLVGEISFTDPGYPCYKNILKVLGEEGVALPVGPENSFKVRPFQVNTPALIVNSPANPSGAVYTKRELEKLSKRAFLISDEIYHGLTYGEEAPSALEVTRNCIVVNGFSKFFLMTGWRVGWLIASPDMVEPINAILQNTVIAPPTLSQLAAVECFSEEVLSELQENVKVFRKRKEILLNGLKEIGFKVPVEPKGAFYIWADASPFTEDSFKFAFELLERTSVAVTPGRDFGYNGTEKFVRFSFCTETEKILEALERLYSYLR from the coding sequence ATGGAGAAGTTTCAGATAGAGCCCTTCTACGTAATGCAGGTTCTTGAAAGGGCAAAGGAGCTTGAAAAGAGGGGCAGGGAGGTTATCCACCTCGAAATCGGTGAGCCCGACCTCCCGGTTCCTGAAAGGGTCAAGAGAAAAGCCGCCGAGCTTCTTACGGAAACGGAGCTCAAGTACACGCCGGCAACCGGTATACCCAAACTAAAGGAGGCGATAGCCGAGTTCTACTACAGCCGCTACAGGGTTGTTGTTGAGCCCGAGCAGGTTGTTGTAACGCCGGGAAGCTCGCCGGGATTAGTTGCGGCCCTCAAAACCGTTTCACGCCTTGTAGGGGAAATATCGTTTACAGACCCCGGATATCCGTGCTACAAGAACATCTTGAAGGTTCTCGGGGAAGAGGGGGTTGCCCTTCCGGTAGGCCCCGAAAACTCCTTCAAGGTCAGGCCGTTTCAGGTAAACACCCCGGCCCTGATAGTGAACTCGCCCGCAAACCCCTCCGGAGCCGTTTACACCAAAAGGGAGCTGGAGAAGCTCTCCAAAAGGGCCTTCCTCATTTCAGACGAGATATACCACGGGCTCACCTACGGGGAGGAAGCTCCGTCGGCCCTTGAGGTAACGAGGAACTGTATAGTTGTTAACGGCTTTTCAAAGTTCTTCCTGATGACCGGCTGGCGGGTGGGCTGGCTAATCGCGTCCCCGGATATGGTTGAACCGATAAACGCAATCCTCCAGAACACGGTGATAGCACCTCCAACCCTCTCCCAGCTGGCGGCCGTTGAGTGCTTCAGTGAAGAGGTATTAAGCGAGCTTCAGGAAAACGTTAAGGTATTCAGAAAGCGCAAGGAGATACTCCTAAACGGCCTGAAAGAGATTGGCTTTAAGGTTCCGGTAGAGCCCAAAGGGGCCTTCTACATCTGGGCAGACGCCTCTCCCTTCACCGAAGACTCCTTCAAGTTTGCGTTTGAACTCCTTGAGAGAACAAGCGTTGCAGTAACGCCCGGAAGGGACTTCGGCTATAATGGAACCGAGAAATTCGTTAGGTTCTCCTTCTGCACGGAAACGGAGAAGATACTGGAAGCCCTTGAACGCCTTTACAGCTACCTCAGGTAG
- the mtaB gene encoding tRNA (N(6)-L-threonylcarbamoyladenosine(37)-C(2))-methylthiotransferase MtaB, producing MAFYTLGCKMNFHETAYLEEQFKGAGYRVVPFEEEADVYVINTCTVTHTADAKSRKAIRRAKQRNPKALVVVTGCYSEVYPEDVEKVKEADLITGNVEKQNLVELVEARLRGELPRTVVKGVWRDGTFQRLTIESFEGRTRAFVKVQQGCQLFCTYCIIPKARGPMVSLPPQEALSQIKRLVEAGYKEIVLTGTHLGAYGREFEGWSLARLVEEAVKIPGLYRLRLSSVEPVEFTPHLIEVITGSEKVAPHYHVPLQSGSKSVLERMGRRYTPSDYERVIEELVKRRPECCVGTDVMVGFPGESEEEFNETLEFIKSLPLGYLHVFPYSRRRGTVAARLRNSVTPQEKRRRGELLREVGTEKSVEFRKRFLGKELEGLVIKQSPYGSVALTGNYIQTILNGEVPTGSTVKFTLTKVGRKREENYGEVSDRALLRNAGS from the coding sequence GTGGCCTTTTACACCTTGGGCTGTAAGATGAACTTCCACGAAACGGCCTACTTAGAGGAGCAGTTCAAAGGGGCCGGATACAGGGTAGTGCCCTTTGAAGAGGAGGCAGACGTTTACGTTATAAACACCTGCACCGTAACCCACACTGCAGACGCAAAGTCCAGGAAGGCGATAAGGCGGGCGAAACAGAGGAACCCAAAAGCACTGGTGGTTGTAACCGGGTGCTACAGCGAAGTGTACCCCGAAGACGTGGAAAAAGTGAAAGAGGCCGACCTTATAACCGGCAACGTAGAAAAGCAGAACCTTGTTGAGCTGGTTGAGGCCAGGCTCAGGGGAGAGCTTCCCCGCACCGTTGTAAAGGGAGTGTGGAGAGACGGAACATTTCAGCGCCTCACAATAGAGAGCTTCGAGGGCCGAACACGGGCCTTCGTAAAGGTACAGCAGGGGTGCCAGCTCTTCTGTACTTACTGCATAATCCCGAAGGCCCGGGGCCCGATGGTAAGCCTACCGCCCCAGGAGGCCCTCTCCCAGATAAAACGGCTGGTAGAGGCCGGATACAAGGAGATAGTTCTAACAGGAACGCACCTTGGGGCATACGGCAGAGAGTTTGAAGGGTGGAGCCTTGCAAGGCTCGTTGAAGAGGCCGTTAAAATCCCCGGCCTCTACAGGCTCAGGTTGAGCTCCGTAGAGCCGGTAGAGTTCACTCCCCACCTGATAGAGGTGATAACTGGCTCGGAGAAGGTGGCCCCCCACTACCACGTTCCCCTTCAGAGCGGCAGCAAAAGCGTCCTTGAGCGGATGGGAAGGCGCTATACCCCCTCGGACTACGAAAGAGTAATCGAAGAGCTCGTAAAGCGAAGGCCCGAGTGCTGCGTAGGAACCGACGTTATGGTGGGCTTTCCCGGCGAAAGCGAGGAGGAGTTCAACGAGACCTTAGAGTTCATAAAATCGCTGCCCCTGGGCTACCTCCACGTTTTCCCCTACTCAAGGCGTAGGGGAACGGTGGCGGCAAGGCTCAGAAATTCGGTTACGCCCCAGGAGAAGAGGAGGAGGGGCGAGCTGCTCAGGGAGGTAGGCACCGAAAAGAGCGTAGAGTTCAGGAAACGGTTCCTCGGGAAAGAGCTGGAAGGGCTCGTGATAAAACAGAGCCCCTACGGCAGCGTTGCCCTAACGGGAAACTACATCCAGACGATACTGAACGGGGAAGTCCCAACCGGCTCAACGGTGAAGTTTACACTCACAAAGGTGGGCAGAAAGAGAGAGGAGAACTATGGAGAAGTTTCAGATAGAGCCCTTCTACGTAATGCAGGTTCTTGA
- a CDS encoding lysophospholipid acyltransferase family protein — MKESLHLLEYLLMRGSVELVNALPRSLALKTARGLGELFYNVPRVKRVTEENLKFTGFPPSVGKESFKNFLACAADFLRLKTYTFQELKELFLPVDPSVVPREGGILLTAHIGNWELMGALFSKLSGGRLSVVAKPMKNKRVDRLINGIRQKWGVKVIPTGRGIEIIRELKKKRFVGILLDQRPKVKEGVLTTFLGRKTYTNKGAALISVKTGKPVIPAFCFAEGERYRIEVYEPIYPQNRSVEELTQLYTEAIERAVRKHPEQWFWFHRRWKNSPEFKEWKGEKVPQRS, encoded by the coding sequence TTGAAGGAGAGCTTGCACCTTCTGGAATATCTACTTATGAGAGGCTCGGTTGAGTTGGTAAACGCCCTTCCCAGGAGCTTGGCCCTCAAAACGGCAAGGGGCTTGGGCGAGCTCTTTTACAACGTTCCCCGTGTAAAGAGGGTAACCGAGGAGAACTTAAAGTTCACAGGCTTTCCCCCCTCGGTCGGGAAGGAGAGCTTCAAAAACTTCCTCGCCTGCGCAGCAGACTTCCTTCGGCTCAAAACCTACACCTTCCAGGAGCTAAAAGAGCTCTTCCTCCCGGTAGACCCCTCAGTTGTGCCCCGGGAAGGGGGAATACTCCTCACGGCCCACATAGGCAACTGGGAGCTTATGGGAGCGCTCTTTTCAAAACTCTCGGGGGGAAGGCTCTCGGTTGTGGCAAAGCCCATGAAGAACAAAAGAGTCGACCGCCTCATAAACGGCATAAGGCAGAAGTGGGGCGTGAAAGTGATACCCACAGGCAGGGGGATAGAGATTATCAGGGAGCTCAAGAAGAAGCGGTTTGTAGGGATACTCCTGGACCAGCGGCCGAAAGTCAAAGAAGGGGTGCTCACAACGTTTCTCGGCAGGAAAACCTACACCAACAAAGGGGCCGCCCTCATATCGGTGAAAACCGGAAAACCGGTAATACCGGCCTTCTGCTTTGCAGAAGGGGAGAGGTACCGCATAGAAGTTTACGAGCCCATATACCCCCAAAACCGCTCGGTAGAGGAGCTCACACAGCTCTACACCGAAGCCATAGAGAGGGCGGTGAGGAAACACCCGGAGCAGTGGTTCTGGTTCCACCGCCGGTGGAAAAACTCCCCCGAGTTTAAGGAGTGGAAAGGTGAGAAAGTTCCTCAACGGAGTTAA